The genomic stretch TTGGGGATTTCTGGTCTTATGACCCAGACGCTGATATCTGGAGTGAGGTGAGCTCTTTTCCGGGTACTGCCAGATATAGTGCAATTGGATTTGAATTAGCTGGTAAAGGCTACATCGGAACTGGGTTTGATGGAAGCGAGCAGAAAGATTTTTGGCAGTATCAGCCTGAGACGGATACTTGGAATTCATTTATAAGCATGGGCGGAGCAAAGCGACAAGGAGCATTTGTTTTTGTAATCAATGATGTAGCCTACATTGGTGGGGGTATCAACAATGGCTCGTATGAGTATGATTTCTGGGCTTTAGACGGAACCTTGGAAACATGGGCTCAAAAAAACGACTTGGATGAAGATGATAATTATACCATTGCCAGAAGTGAAGCCATTGCCTTTAGCATCGGCTCACTCGGGTATTTAACAACAGGATCACTGGGTTCTCTACTCAATGAGACGTGGGAATACGATCCCTATTTGGATGAGTGGGATGATAAAACAGCTTTTGAAGGAACGGCAAGAAGCGGAGCTTCGGCGTTTTCTGATGGGAACAGGGCTTATGTTCTTCTAGGCAGAAGTTCTTCTCTCCGTTTTGATGATATCTGGGAATTCCGGCCTTTTGAAGAATCGGACGAGGATGATTAAACCTGTTGTTATGTTACGTTATGTGCAATTAGTTCAGGATACGCCTGTTGGGTTTTGCCATTAGAACTGTCATAGCCTACTTTTTTATCAAAAGTGGATTGTACAAACCTGACAGGTTTTGGTTAACACTACACTAGTCTTAAGGTTTAATTTTTCTTAAAACAATTCTTCATGTTGTTATGGAAAGACCTGACTCAGTTTCATTTGCAACTTGATCTAACTGCATCAAACATGGAACAAAGGAAACTATTGAAAGGGATCGTACACCTGCTGATCATCGGGGTGCTACTTTCCCAATCAATCCCCTCTTTCTCCAGACCAAATCCCGGAGGTAATGTAATCAATATCAGCCTGACGAATATCAATCTGGTACTTTTTTACATTCTTAACATCGCAGTATTAATTCCCAAGTATATTGAAAAACGCTCCTATCATAAATACTTCGTGAGCGTTCTTATTCTATTGTTGGCCTCACTTAGTATCCATCACTTGATTGATTATTACCTTTGGGATCCTGACCGGATGATCCCAATAAAGCATCAGTTTAGCGAACGAGAATTCATCCCTAAGCCACAGGGCGTCCTATTTCCGCTCCCCCCCTTTTTCTTCCGGACGATATCATTCACTTTCCGGTATTTCCTGCTTTTAGGGTTGGGCACAGCATTCGAAGTACTGTTGCTTTTCGACAACGAGCGCACAAGAAATGACGAGATGGAAAAGCAAAAGGCCATCGGGGAACTCAATTTCCTGAAAACCCAGCTAAACCCACATTTCCTCCTAAACGCTTTAAACAACATCTATGCGCTGGCCCGGAAAAAATCAGAGGACACAACAAACGCTATTTTGCTGCTTTCGGATATCCTGAGGCATGTCCTCTATGAAGCAGGCAAAAGCAAGATACCTATCAAACAGGAAATAGACTTTATCCACAATTACATCAAAATGGAGAAGTTGAAATTCACTGAAGAAAATGCGCCGAATATAAACTTCAATGTAAACATACAAAACAAGGATTTACTTATTGAACCGCTCATCCTGATGACTTTGGTGGAGAATGCCTTCAAACATGGTGTCAGCTATTTAAGTCCTTCATTTATCCTCATCTCATTGGAGGAAAATGAGCGTGAATTAAAGTTCTCCGTAATCAACAGCATCGCAAAGAAGTTTGAAGATCCCCCAGAAAAAAGACATGTGGGACTGGGAATCAAAAATCTGGAAAACCAGATGGAACTGATCTATCCGGGAAAATACTCCTTCCGGCAAAAACGGGAAAACAACCTTTTCAAAAGCTTCTTGACTATCAAAAAATGAACTACAAGTGTATAGTGATCGATGATGAAGCACTCGCCATCGATGTCGTAGAAGATTACATTAGCAAATTTCCGAATTTGGAACTGATAGGCACCTTCGACTCTCCTCTAAAGGCGATGCAAACGATTTTGACACAGTCTGTGGATTTGGTATTCTTGGACATCAACATGCCTGATATCAATGGGATTTCATTTTATGAAAACCTACCTGTGAAACCCAAAGTAATCTTCACCACGGCATACAGTGATTTTGCCGTGAAAGGATTTGAAATCAATGCCGTTGACTATCTCGTGAAGCCATTCAGTTTCGAGAGGTTTTTCATGGCTGTAAATAAGCTAATGGCAGCAGGAAAAAACATGCCTATACCCCAAGCTTCATTGTCAAATTTCACCTTGAATGATTCTCAGGATTATATCTTTGTGAAATCTGAATATTCCTCCATCAAAATCAATCTGAAAGACATTGTAGTTTTGGAAAGCTATAAAGACTATGTCAAAATACACTTGCTGGATGAGCTGAAGCCAATTCTGACGCTGAGCAGCATCAAGCATTACGAAACATCACTCTTTTCCAAGGGGTTTGTCCGTGTGCATAAGAGACACATTATCTCCATAGACAAAATCGAAAACATCAGTAGAAACCGTGTTAAGATGAAGACCAAGGAAGAGTTCATTCTTATCGGTGCCAGCTATAAAGACTTTTTCTATGAACTGGTCGTGAATAAAAACCTTTAATAGTCAACTAAATCTTTTTCCTAAAGCTAAGATTTGCTGTAGAAATAAGATCCCCAGGCGTTCCCATGGAACACATATATGGATGGCTTTAATTTATCGGTGCCATGAGTGGTGACTCACAATGGCATAGGATGATATATTCCATGCTTAGTTCAAAAGGCAATCTAAGGCTTTACTTTTCAATTTAAATGCCTCAATTTTTCGAAGACCACTTTCTCTAATTCCTTTTATATTTCGACCACATCCATCTGCCGTGCAGAATTGAACATCAACACTATTTTGGTGATTTCTTTCGCAGATGAACTTCTCTTTAGAGCCACCAAGTAGTCCCTTTACCATTTCTATTTTTCCTGTATCAGGAAGATTTTCCAATTCACGCACAATTTCATTCATATTAATGAGGTCTGCATTCCTATAACCTCTTTTATCTGACTCCAAAGTGTGTATTGCTAAATTATTGTCTCCAGCCTTTATCAATCCTAAGGTTCTCTCAGGACAAAAACATCTGCT from Algoriphagus sp. NG3 encodes the following:
- a CDS encoding Kelch repeat-containing protein; the protein is MKKVNLLLSTLAVLFVLVPLYSCQDSEDTTTEGNWVRRSYFEGSNRSNSSSFSVGSRHFVVGGYTGNEYTRDVWEYDAEQNSWIRRADFPGTARSNAVAFAIGSKGYYGTGYDGRNRLGDFWSYDPDADIWSEVSSFPGTARYSAIGFELAGKGYIGTGFDGSEQKDFWQYQPETDTWNSFISMGGAKRQGAFVFVINDVAYIGGGINNGSYEYDFWALDGTLETWAQKNDLDEDDNYTIARSEAIAFSIGSLGYLTTGSLGSLLNETWEYDPYLDEWDDKTAFEGTARSGASAFSDGNRAYVLLGRSSSLRFDDIWEFRPFEESDEDD
- a CDS encoding sensor histidine kinase, with the protein product MEQRKLLKGIVHLLIIGVLLSQSIPSFSRPNPGGNVINISLTNINLVLFYILNIAVLIPKYIEKRSYHKYFVSVLILLLASLSIHHLIDYYLWDPDRMIPIKHQFSEREFIPKPQGVLFPLPPFFFRTISFTFRYFLLLGLGTAFEVLLLFDNERTRNDEMEKQKAIGELNFLKTQLNPHFLLNALNNIYALARKKSEDTTNAILLLSDILRHVLYEAGKSKIPIKQEIDFIHNYIKMEKLKFTEENAPNINFNVNIQNKDLLIEPLILMTLVENAFKHGVSYLSPSFILISLEENERELKFSVINSIAKKFEDPPEKRHVGLGIKNLENQMELIYPGKYSFRQKRENNLFKSFLTIKK
- a CDS encoding DNA-binding response regulator; this translates as MNYKCIVIDDEALAIDVVEDYISKFPNLELIGTFDSPLKAMQTILTQSVDLVFLDINMPDINGISFYENLPVKPKVIFTTAYSDFAVKGFEINAVDYLVKPFSFERFFMAVNKLMAAGKNMPIPQASLSNFTLNDSQDYIFVKSEYSSIKINLKDIVVLESYKDYVKIHLLDELKPILTLSSIKHYETSLFSKGFVRVHKRHIISIDKIENISRNRVKMKTKEEFILIGASYKDFFYELVVNKNL